The genomic window CCCGACGGCGAGACGATCTGGTGGTTCGCCGACACCGACGGCGACGAGTTCGGCGTCTGGATGGTGCAGCCCTTCGCCGGCGGGGAGGACCGGGTCGCCGTCCCCGAGGTGGGGCCCGCCTACCCCGCGGGCCTGGAGATCGGCGGCTCACTGGTCGCGATCGGCCGGTCCACCGACGACGGCAGCGAGCTGTGGGTGGCCCCGGTCGGCGGGACGCCGCGGGTGGTCTACCGGCACGAGGACCCCGCCTCGGTCGACGCCCTCACCCTCGACGACGACCTGCTGGTCGTCTCGCACTCCGAGCACGGCGACCCGCGCTACCCGGCGCTGCGCGTGCTGCGCACGGACGACGACTCGGTCGTCGCGGAGAAGTGGGACGGCGAGGGGCGCGGCCTGCACGCGCTGGAGTTCGCGCCCCTGCCCGGCGACCGGCGGCTGCTGGTGGGCCACGAGCGGCGCGGCCGCGAGGAGCTGCTGGTCTGGGACGTCGCGGCCGACAGCGAGGTCGAGATCGTGCTCGACCTCCCCGGCGACGTGACCGCCGGCTGGTACCCCGACGGGTCGGCGCTGCTGGTCGGGCACGACCACGCCGCCCGCAGCGAGCTCTACCGCTACGACCTCGGCAGCGGGGCGCTGGAGCGGCTGGACACCCCGCCCGGCGTCGTCCGGGGGCCACCGCCCGCCCCGACGGCACGGTGGAGCTGGCCTGGTCCTCCTCGGCCCTCCCGCCCGTCATCCGCCGCGCCGACGGCCCCGTGGTGCTGGCCGCTCCCGGCGAGGCGCCGCCCGCGGCCCACCCGGTCGAGGACCGCTGGGTGCCCGGCCCCGGCGGGGACGTGCACGCCCTCGTCGTCCGGCCGGCCGGGGAGGCGCCGTACGCGACGGCGTTCCTGGTGCACGGCGGCCCCGAGGCCGCCGACGACGACTCCTACCGCGCCCGCCGGGCCGCCTACGTCGACGCCGGCTACGCGGTCGTGCACGTCAACTACCGCGGCTCCACCGGCTACGGCAGCGCCTGGCGCGACGCGCTGACCGGCCGGCCGGGTCCCACCGAGCTCGAGGACGTCGCCGCCGTCTACGACGCGCTGGTCGCCGAGGGCTTCCTCGACCCGGCGCGGGCGGTGCTGACCGGGGGCTCGTGGGGTGGCTTCCTCACCCTGCTGGGCCTGGGCACCCAGCCCGAGCGGTGGGCCGCGGGCATCGCCGAGGTCCCGGTGGCCGACTACCTGGCCGCCTACGAGGACGAGATGGAGGGCCTGCGGGCCTACGACCGGGCGCTGTTCGGCGGCTCCCCCGAGGAGGTGCGGGAGCGCTACGTGCGGTCCTCGCCGATCACCCACGTCGAGCAGGTGCGCGCGCCGGTGCTCGTCGTCGCCGGCGCCAACGACCCGCGCTGCCCGATCCGCCAGATCGAGAACTACCTCGCCGAGCTCGACCGGCTCGGCAAGCCGCACGAGGTGTACCGCTTCGACGCCGGCCACGGCTCGCTGGTCACCGAGGAGACGATCCGGCAGGTCGAGACGGCGCTGTCGTTCGCGCTGCGGCACGTGCGGCCGTGAGCCGGCCGGGGAGCAGCGCGACGACGGCGAGGGTCGTCAGCAGGTAGAGGTCCTCGACCACGACCCCGAGCACGCCGGCGTCACGGTGGTGGCCGGGGTCGGCCTCGGCGAACCAGATCGAGGACGACGCCAGGACCAGCGCGGCGACGGCGGCCAGCGCCCCGGCGGACCGGCGGGACCGCGCCCAGGGCGTCGTCCCCGGGACCACCGGGCTCCCCGCGGCCACGTCGACGAGCACGACCAGCGCCGGTACCAGCCAGACCAGGTGGTGCGACCAGGTGATCGGGCTGACGAGGCACGCGGCCAGCCCGGTGAGCGTGACGCCGGCCAGGTCGTCGCCGGCCCGGGCGGCGCGCACGGCGCGGACCAGCACCAGCGCCAGCGCGGCGACGGCGAGGACCAGCCACACCGGCCGGGGCGGCTGCGCCGGGTCGGTGAGCCGCGCCAGCGCGCCCAGCAGCGACTGGTTGGAGGTCTTGTCCAGCCGGCCGACCCGGTCGGTCTGCCAGAGCGTGGCCGTGAAGAAGCGCCAGGAGGTGTCCGGGGCGACGGCGAACGCCAGGCCGGTCGCGACGGCCCCGGTGCCGGCCGCGACGCCCGCGGCCCGCCAGCGCCGCGTCAGCAGCAGGTACACCACGAACAGACCCGGCGTGATCTTCAAAGCCGCGGCCAGCCCGATGCCGACGCCGGCCCACCGCGACCCGCGGCGCAGCGCGGCGACGTCGGCCAGCACCAGCGCCAGCAGCACCAGGTTGACCTGGCCGAACCCGATCGTCTCCCGCACCGGCTCGAGGACGAAGAGCACCGGGACCGCGGCGGCGCAGGCGAACCCGACCGGCCGGCCGTGCCGGCGTGCCAGCGGGGCGACCAGCCACCAGGTGACGCCGGCGAGGACGAGCAGGTTGACCGTGGCGTGCACGGCCGCCACCGCCTCGATCGGCAGCAGCGTCATCGGCAGCATGAGCAGCGCCGCGAACGGCGGATAGGTGAAGCCGTACTGCGTGCGGCCGTAGGTGTAGTCGTAGAGCGGGCGGCCCGAGCGCCACCACTCGGCCGCGCCGTCGTAGACCCGCAGGTCGAACCAGTTGTGCCAGGGGTCGTTCGGCACCAGAACGGAGACCAGCGCGGCCACCGCCGCCAGCGCGAGGACCGCGGCGGCCTGCGCCGCGGCCCGCCGGCCGACGGGGGCCACCCCGGTCAGCGCCGGAGCAGCAGTTCGGCGATCTGCACGGTGTTGAGCGCCGCGCCCTTGCGCAGGTTGTCGTTGCTGACGAACAGCACCAGCCCGCGGTCGCCGTCAACGCTCTGGTCCTGCCGGATGCGTCCGACGTAGCTGGGGTCCTGCCCGGCGGCCTGCAGCGGCGTCGGGACGTCGGTGAGCTGCACGCCCGGCGCGTCGGCGAGCAGCTCGGTGGCCCGCGCGACGGTCAGCGGGCGGGCGAACTCGACGTTGAGCGACAGCGAGTGCCCGGTGAAGACCGGCACCCGCACGCAGGTGCCCGAGACGCGCAGGTCGGGGATGCCGAGGATCTTGCGGCTCTCGTTGCGGAGCTTCTGCTCCTCGTCGGTCTCGAACGAGCCGTCGTCGACCAGCGAGCCGGCCATCGGCAGCACGTTGAAGGCGATCGGGCGCACGTACTTCCGCGGCTCGGGGAAGGCCACCGCGGCGCCGTCGTGGGTCAGCTCGGTGGCCTTGTCCACGACCGCCCTGACCTGCCCGTCGAGCTCCTCGACGCCGGCCACGCCGCTGCCGGACACCGCCTGGTAGGTGCTGGCGACCAGCCGGACGAGCTGCGCCTCGTCGTGCAGCGGCCGCAGCACCGGCATCGCGGCCATGGTGGTGCAGTTCGGGTTGGCGACGATGCCCTTGGGGATGTCGGCCAGCGCGTGCGGGTTGACCTCGGCGACCACGAGCGGCACGTCGGGGTCGCGGCGGAACGCGGAGCTGTTGTCGACGACGGTCACGCCGGCCTCGGCGAACCGCGGCGCCTGCACCCGCGAGGTGCTCGCGCCCGCGGAGAACAGCGCGACGTCGAGACCGGTGGGGTCGGCGGTGGCGGCGTCCTCGACGGTGATCTCGCCGTCCCCCCACGGCAGCGTGCTGCCGGCGCTGCGGGCGCTGGCGAAGAAGCGCAGCTCGCTGACCGGGAAGCGGCGCTCGGCGAGGATCTGGCGCATGACGGCGCCGACCTGGCCGGTGGCGCCGACGATCCCGACCCGCAGGCCGTCGGTGCTGGAGCTGGTCCCCTGCGGTGTCATCGTCCGGTCCCTCCGTAGACGACGGCCTCGGCCTCGTCGGTGCCGAGGTCGAAGGCGTCGTGCACCGCGCGGACGGCGAGGTCGACGTCGGTGTCGCGGCAGACCACGGAGATGCGGATCTCCGAGGTGCTGATGAGCTCGAGGTTCACGCCGGCGTCGGCCAGGGCGCCGAAGAAGCGGGCCGAGACGCCGGGGTGGCTGCGCATGCCGGCGCCGACCAGGCTGACCTTGCCGATGTGCTGGTCGAAGCGGACGTCGCTGTAGCCGACGGTGTGCTTCACCTTCTCCAGCGCGGCGAGCGCGGCCGGGCCGTCGCTCTTGGGCAGCGTGAAGGAGATGTCGGCGAGCTTGCTGGCCTCGGCCGACACGTTCTGCACGATCATGTCGATGTTGATCTCGGCGTCGGCCAGCACGCGGAAGAGCTGCGCGGCCTCGCCCGGGCGGTCGGGGACGCCGTAGACGGTGATCTTGCCCTCGCTGCGGTCGTGCGCGACGCCGGTGATGATCGCCTGTTCCACGCTGAGGTCCTCCATCGAGCCGGCCACCACGGTGCCGGGGAGCTGTGAGTAGGAGCTGCGGACGTGCACCGGGATGCCGTAGCGGCGGGCGTACTCGACGCACCGGAGCATGAGCACCTTGGCGCCGGAGGCCGCGAGCTCGAGCATCTCCTCGTAGGTGACGGTCTCGAGCCGCCGGGCGTTCGGGACGATCCGCGGGTCGGCGGTGAAGACGCCGTCGACGTCGGTGTAGATCTCGCAGACGTCGGCCCGCAGCGCCGCGGCGACGGCGACCGCGGTGGTGTCCGAGCCGCCGCGGCCGAGCGTGGTGATGTCCTTGGTGTCCTGGCTGACGCCCTGGAACCCGGCGACGATGACGATCGAGCCCTCGTCGAGCGCGGAGCGCAGCCGGCCGGGCGTGACGTCGATGATCCGCGCCTTGCCGTGGCTGGAGGTCGTGATCACCCCGGCCTGCGAGCCGGTGAACGAGCGGGCCTCGTAGCCGTGCGTGTTGATCGCGATGGCCAGCAGCGCCATGGAGATGCGCTCGCCCGCGGTGAGCAGCATGTCCAGCTCGCGGCCGGGCGGGTCGTCGGTGATCTGCGCGGCCTGGTCGAGCAGTTCGTCGGTGGTGTCACCCATCGCCGAGACCACGACGACGACGTCGTTGCCGGCCGTCTTCTCCGCGACGATGCGCTCCGCGACACGCTTGATGTGGGCGGCGGAGGCCACGGAGGAGCCACCGTACTTCTGCACGACGAGGGCCACGGGTCCACAGGCTACCGATGCCCGCACCCGATCCCGGGATCCAGCCCGGCACCGTCCCATTGCGCCCCCCTGCGGCGCGCGATGTGATCACCGGGTGACCGCTCCCGAGGACTGGCTGCTCAGCGCCGAGGAACGGGGCAACGCGGCCACGGACCTGCCCGCCTGGACCGAGGGCAACCTCGCGGTGCCCCTGGTGCACGGCTCGGCGTACTTCGACGCGCTGGTCGACTGCGTCGAGGCGCTCGACGAGGACGACCACCTCTTCTTCACCGACTGGCGCGGCGACCCCGACGAGGAGCTGCGCCCCGGCGGGCCGACCGTCGCGCAGCTGTTCACCGAGGCGGTGCAGCGCGGCGTGACGGTGCGTGGGCTGGTGTGGCGGTCGCACGTCGACTGGCTGTCGTTCAGCTCCCGCGAGAACCGGGCCCTGGACCGGGAGGTGGAGGACGGCGGCGGGCTGGTCGTGCTCGACCAGCGGGTGCGCCGCGGCGGCAGCCACCACCAGAAGCTGGTCGTCTGCCGGCACGACCAGGACGCCACGGAGGACGCCGCGTTCGTGGGCGGCATCGACCTGTGCCACAGCCGCCGCGACGACGCCGACCACCGCGGCGACCCGCAGTCGCTGCCGATGGCGGCGGCCTACGGCCCGACGCCGCCGTGGCACGACGTGCAGCTCATGATCCGGGGGCCGGCGGTCGCGGCGCTGGACACGGTGTTCCGGGAGCGCTGGGACGACCCGATGGACCCCGACGAGGGCAACCCCATCGCCCACGTCGTCGACCGGCTGAGCAAGAGCCGGATGTTCGCCGACCGGCTGGCCCCGCAGCTGCCCCCTCCCCCGCCCATGGGGCCGCACCTGGTGCAGAACCTGCGCACCTATCCGGCGCTGCGGCGGGGTACCGGTTCGCCCCCGACGGCGAGCGCTCCGTGGCCCGCGGCTACTCCAAGGCCATCCGCCGCGCCCGCCGGCTGATCTACCTCGAGGACCAGTACATGTGGTCGGCCGAGGTGGCGCAGCTGTTCGCCGACGCGCTGCGCGAGAACCCCGAGCTCCACCTGGTCGTCGTCGTCCCGCGCGTCCCCGACCAGGACGGCGCGATCGCCAGGACCCCGCAGTACGTGGGCCGCTGGCAGGCGCTGCAGATGGTCCGGCGCGCCGGCCGCGACCGGGTGCACGTGTTCGACGTCGAGAACCACGAGGGGACGCCGGTCTACGTGCACGCCAAGGTGTGCGTGGTCGACGACGTGTGGGCCAGCGTCGGCAGCGACAACTTCAACCGCCGCTCGTGGACGCACGACAGCGAGCTGTCCAGCGCCGTCCTCGACACGACGCTCGACCCCCGTGAGCCGCGCGACCCCGCCGGGACCGGGGACGGCGCGCGCACCTTCGCCCGGGACCTGCGGCTGGTCCTGGCCCGCGAGCACACCGACCGCGCCGCCGACGGCAGCGAGGACGCCGACCTGCTCGACCCCGACGCCTTCGTGACCACGCTGGAGACCCAGGCCGACGAGCTCGACGCCTGGCACGCCGGCGGCCGCCGCGGCCTCCGCCCCCGCGGCCGGCTGCGCCACCACCGGCCCGAGCAGCTCTCGTTCCCCACCCGGCTCTGGGCCACGCCGCTGTACCGGCTCCTCGACGACCCCGACGGCCGCCCGCTCCGCCTCCGCCGCCGCGGCGAGTTCTGACCCCGGCGCGCCCGAGCGCCGCCCCACGGACCGACCTCTCCCGAGCCGACTCGTGCTCTGCCCCCTCCCGCGAGGCAGAGCTCGAAGGGACGGCGTCATCGCTACACCACGGGAGCTCGTGCTCTGCCCCGTGCCTGTGGGCAGAGCACGAGCTTCCACAGGAGGACGGTCGTGCCCTGTCCGGGACGGTGATCGGCCCACGCTCAGCGCATGGCGGACTTCGATCTCGCGGGTGTCGTGCGACGCGTCCGCAGGGCGGCTGACCTGTCCCAGCGCGAGCTCGCCGGAGCGGCCGGACTGTCCAAGTCGACCATCGCGGCCATCGAAGGGGGGCACCGTGGGCTGGACGCCCGGGCGCTGGCCCGGCTGGCCGCCGTCGCCGGGCTGCGGCTGGCGCTGCTGGACGCGCGGGGCGAGGAGGTGGCGCCCATGGACGGCGCCGCGGTCCGGGACGGGGGCGGCCGGTTCTTCCCCGCCCACCTCGACACCCGGCACGGCGACGACGGCTGGTGGCCCGGGCCGCACCGCCGCGACCGCACGCCCGTCACGTACACGTTCACGCGCGACCGGCCCTGGCGCGACCGGCTCCGGCAGGCGCGCGGCGGCACCCCGGACGACCACCAGCTCCCGCGCGCCGGCGACTCGCTCGCCCAGCGGGCCGCGACCCGGCGGGCGGCCGCGTGGAGGGCGCGCGCGGAGCAACGCGCCCGGCACCTGGAGGAGCGGCGGGAACAGCCGACGGACGACGGCTTCCGCTGCGAGTGCCCGCCGGCCTGCGACGACCTGCTGCTCGACGAGCGCCCGCCCACGCCGGGCCGTTCCGGACCGCACGCGCCCGACTGCGTGTGTCACTGCGACCTGAGCTGACCCGCTGCTACCGTGGGCGCGTGCGCGGCAGCCTCCTGCTTACCCGCCGCGGCGAGGCCCTCTCCTAGGTCGGCTCCCTCGCCGCGGGGATCCTGCCGTGGTCGAAGACGTCCCGGCGCCCGCTGACCGCCCCCGGAGCGACAGTCCAGCCCGCGCCAGAGGAGTCAGACCACCGTGAGCAGCCCGCAGCACCCGCACGCCCGCAACCCGCAGCGTCCCTCGGGGATGCCGATCTCCCGCTACGCCCCGTTCCAGCAGGTCGACCTGCCCGACCGCACCTGGCCCGACCGCGTCACCACCGTGGCGCCGCGCTGGTGCGCCGTCGACCTGCGCGACGGCAACCAGGCCCTGATCGACCCCATGTCCCCCGACCGCAAGCGCCGCATGTTCGAGCTGCTGGTGCGGATGGGCTACAAGGAGATCGAGGTCGGCTTCCCGGCGGCCAGCCAGACCGACTACGACTTCATCCGCCAGCTCGTCGAGGACGACCTGGTACCCGACGACGTCACGATCCAGGTCCTCACCCAGGCCCGTGACGAGCTGATCGAGCGCACCTTCGAGTCCCTGCGCGGCGCCCGGCAGGCGATCGTGCACCTCTACAACTCGACCAGCACCCTGCAGCGCCGCGTCGTCTTCAACAGCGACCGCGCCGGCATCGTCGACATCGCCGTCCACGGTGCCCAGCTGGTCCGCAAGCTGGCCGAGCAGGCCGGGGACACCGAGATCCGCTTCCAGTACAGCCCCGAGTCCTTCACCGG from Geodermatophilus normandii includes these protein-coding regions:
- a CDS encoding glycosyltransferase 87 family protein; the protein is MAPVGRRAAAQAAAVLALAAVAALVSVLVPNDPWHNWFDLRVYDGAAEWWRSGRPLYDYTYGRTQYGFTYPPFAALLMLPMTLLPIEAVAAVHATVNLLVLAGVTWWLVAPLARRHGRPVGFACAAAVPVLFVLEPVRETIGFGQVNLVLLALVLADVAALRRGSRWAGVGIGLAAALKITPGLFVVYLLLTRRWRAAGVAAGTGAVATGLAFAVAPDTSWRFFTATLWQTDRVGRLDKTSNQSLLGALARLTDPAQPPRPVWLVLAVAALALVLVRAVRAARAGDDLAGVTLTGLAACLVSPITWSHHLVWLVPALVVLVDVAAGSPVVPGTTPWARSRRSAGALAAVAALVLASSSIWFAEADPGHHRDAGVLGVVVEDLYLLTTLAVVALLPGRLTAARAAARTTAPSRPAGSSPR
- a CDS encoding aspartate-semialdehyde dehydrogenase, encoding MTPQGTSSSTDGLRVGIVGATGQVGAVMRQILAERRFPVSELRFFASARSAGSTLPWGDGEITVEDAATADPTGLDVALFSAGASTSRVQAPRFAEAGVTVVDNSSAFRRDPDVPLVVAEVNPHALADIPKGIVANPNCTTMAAMPVLRPLHDEAQLVRLVASTYQAVSGSGVAGVEELDGQVRAVVDKATELTHDGAAVAFPEPRKYVRPIAFNVLPMAGSLVDDGSFETDEEQKLRNESRKILGIPDLRVSGTCVRVPVFTGHSLSLNVEFARPLTVARATELLADAPGVQLTDVPTPLQAAGQDPSYVGRIRQDQSVDGDRGLVLFVSNDNLRKGAALNTVQIAELLLRR
- a CDS encoding helix-turn-helix domain-containing protein — protein: MADFDLAGVVRRVRRAADLSQRELAGAAGLSKSTIAAIEGGHRGLDARALARLAAVAGLRLALLDARGEEVAPMDGAAVRDGGGRFFPAHLDTRHGDDGWWPGPHRRDRTPVTYTFTRDRPWRDRLRQARGGTPDDHQLPRAGDSLAQRAATRRAAAWRARAEQRARHLEERREQPTDDGFRCECPPACDDLLLDERPPTPGRSGPHAPDCVCHCDLS
- a CDS encoding aspartate kinase, producing MALVVQKYGGSSVASAAHIKRVAERIVAEKTAGNDVVVVVSAMGDTTDELLDQAAQITDDPPGRELDMLLTAGERISMALLAIAINTHGYEARSFTGSQAGVITTSSHGKARIIDVTPGRLRSALDEGSIVIVAGFQGVSQDTKDITTLGRGGSDTTAVAVAAALRADVCEIYTDVDGVFTADPRIVPNARRLETVTYEEMLELAASGAKVLMLRCVEYARRYGIPVHVRSSYSQLPGTVVAGSMEDLSVEQAIITGVAHDRSEGKITVYGVPDRPGEAAQLFRVLADAEINIDMIVQNVSAEASKLADISFTLPKSDGPAALAALEKVKHTVGYSDVRFDQHIGKVSLVGAGMRSHPGVSARFFGALADAGVNLELISTSEIRISVVCRDTDVDLAVRAVHDAFDLGTDEAEAVVYGGTGR
- a CDS encoding phospholipase D-like domain-containing protein, encoding MARGYSKAIRRARRLIYLEDQYMWSAEVAQLFADALRENPELHLVVVVPRVPDQDGAIARTPQYVGRWQALQMVRRAGRDRVHVFDVENHEGTPVYVHAKVCVVDDVWASVGSDNFNRRSWTHDSELSSAVLDTTLDPREPRDPAGTGDGARTFARDLRLVLAREHTDRAADGSEDADLLDPDAFVTTLETQADELDAWHAGGRRGLRPRGRLRHHRPEQLSFPTRLWATPLYRLLDDPDGRPLRLRRRGEF
- a CDS encoding prolyl oligopeptidase family serine peptidase, whose product is MHGGPEAADDDSYRARRAAYVDAGYAVVHVNYRGSTGYGSAWRDALTGRPGPTELEDVAAVYDALVAEGFLDPARAVLTGGSWGGFLTLLGLGTQPERWAAGIAEVPVADYLAAYEDEMEGLRAYDRALFGGSPEEVRERYVRSSPITHVEQVRAPVLVVAGANDPRCPIRQIENYLAELDRLGKPHEVYRFDAGHGSLVTEETIRQVETALSFALRHVRP